AAGTGCTCGCCGACGTGGTCCAGATTCACGGCCGCGTCAACGGATTGATCAAATCGCGCTCCGTCCACTTGGCCCGCACCGCGCACGTCGTCGGCGACATCCTGCACGAATCCATGTCGATCGAGAACGGCGCCTTCCTCGAAGGCCATTGCAAGTGCATGAACGAGCCGCGCGTATCCGCCAGTCCGGTGGGCGAGGCGACGCCGACGCCGCTCGCGCGCGTCACCGGCAAGGACGCTTCGATCGAAGCAAAGAAAATCTAAGCGAAGCGCTCCAGTGCGGTCCGAAACACCGCCGCTTCCACGTTGCCGCCCGAGCAGACCACGCACACCGTCTTGCCCCTGACCGGCAACGCGCCGGAGATCGCCGCCGCCAGTGCCACCGCGCCGCCCGGCTCCACCACCAGCTTGAAGTGGCGCCAGGCCAGCGCCATCGCCTTCATCACCGCGTCGTCGTCGACGTCGAGCGCGCCTTTCACCAAACGGCGGTTGATGGCGAACGTCATTACGCCCGGCGAGGGCGACAGCAGTGCGTCGCACAACATACTGCCGTGGCCGCCGGCGCGCTCGATTCGGCCCGACGCGAACGAGCGCTTCCAATCGTCCCAGCCCGCCGGTTCGACCGCCCACATCTCGGTGCCGGGGGATTCGGCGGCCAGGGCGATCGCCAACCCGGCCGTCAATCCGCCGCCGCCGCATGGTACCAGAACCGCGTCGAGCTTGATCCCGCGCGCGCGCGCCGCACGGGCTATTTCGAGCCCGCCGGTGCCCTGGCCGGCAATGATGTAAAAATCGTCGAACGGCCGCACCAGGGTCAGGCCGCGTTCGCGCGCGAGTTTTTCGCCGATCGCCTCGCGATCGTCCTTGAGGCGATCGTACAGCACCACTTCGGCGCCGTAGGCGCGGGTGTTGGCAATCTTCATCGCCGGCGCGTCCTTGGGCATGACGATCACGGCGGGCGCCCCAACCAGTTGCGCGGCGGCGGCGACCCCTTGCGCGTGGTTGCCCGACGAAAAGCCGACCACGCCGCGCCGGCGTTCGTCGGCCGAAAGCCGCGACACACGGTTGTAGGCGCCGCGAAACTTGAACGAACCGGTGCGCTGCAGCACCTCGGCCTTGATCAGCAGCCGGAAGCCGAGTTCGTCGTCGAGCAGCGGCGATTCCAGCAGTGGCGTCTCGAACGCGACGCCGTGCAGTCGACCGGCGGCATCCTTGACGTCGTCGTAAGCGGGCAGTTCAGAAGGGACGGAGGAATTCATCGATGGCTTCCTGGGCAAGGGGTTCGGACAAACTGGGCGCGTGGCCGACGCCGGGAACCGTCAGCCGTCGCGCATCGGGCAGCAATCGTCCCATACGCTCGAAGGCGTCGGCGTGCAGAACGTCGGACCGTTCGCCCCGCACCAGCAGCACCGGCGTCGCGCGGAGCGCCGCGAACAACGCCAGCAGGTTATAGCCTTCGGTTCCGTTGGCCAGCAACGGCTTGACCAGGCGCACGTCCCAATCGGGATAGAGCAGGCCGTCGTGGCTTTCGCGGTAGGTGGACTGGGCGATCTTGAGCCAGTCGCCGTCGGAATAGGCGGGCAGGTTGGGAAAATTCGCACGCAGCTTGGCCACCGCCGCAGTCCAATCGGCGAGCGGTCCGGCGTCCTGCAAGTAGGCAACGATGCGGTCGAGCCCCCGGATGCCGATTTCCGGCCCGACGTCGTTGATCACGGCGCCCGCCAGCGCGGTCGGCATCGCCACCGCCATGCCGGCGGCGAGGATTCCGCCCATTGACGTGCCGACCACCACCACCCGGCCAACCCCGGCGACGGCGAGCAGATGGCGGATGTCCTCGATATACGTGCGGGGGTGGTAATTGCGCCAATCGGGATCGTAATCGGATTGGCCGCGGCCGCGATAATCGGGGCACAGCACCCGCCGCGTCGCAGAGAGCCGCCGCGCCAGCGCCGCGAAGTCGCGCGAATTGCGTGAAAGGCCGGGTAGGCACAAAACCGGCGTGCACGGCGACAACGGGTCGCCTGAATCGCGAAAGTAAAGATTAAGCCCGTCGCTGCTGGTGAACCGCCGGTCGTGATAGGGTGGCGCGGAGGGCGCGGTCATATCCCGAGTAGTCGAGGAAGGTCGGCGAGGGCGCGCGCTTCGGCCGCGATTCGTCCCGGCATGTTCTCCCGCGGCGCGCCGGACCGGTTGATCCATACCGAGCGGAAGCCGAAATGCGCGCCGGCCCAGGCGTCCCAACTGTTGGAGGAGACGAAGCAGACTTTTGCCGGTTTGACCTTGAAGGCCTTGGTCACCAGCCCGTAGACCCGCGGATCGGGCTTGAAAATCCTGAGCCCGTGAACCGAGAGCACATGGTCGAGCAACCGATTCAAGCCCGCGCTGGCGGCGGCCGCGCGCAGCATGCCGGGCGAACCGTTGGAGAGGATCGCGGTCTTGAAACCCGCCTTGCGCAATGCGCGAAGCGTATCGACCGCGTCCGGGTAGGCGTCGAGGTCGCGGTACAAATTCATTAGCTTGCGGCGCAACGCCGGATTGCCCCCCATGCCGGTTGCCGCCAAAGCGTAGTCGAGCGCATCGCCGGTCAATTTCCAGAAGTCGGCATATTCGCCCATCAGGCTTCTCAGCCAAGTGTACTGCAGTTGCTTGGTGCGCCAGATATCGGCGAGCGGCCCCGACTTGTCGCCAAGGTCGTCGGCGCAGCGCCGGGCCGCCGCCGCCACGTCGAACAGGGT
This sequence is a window from Rhodospirillales bacterium. Protein-coding genes within it:
- a CDS encoding haloacid dehalogenase type II — translated: MKKSSAFHGIEACVFDAYGTLFDVAAAARRCADDLGDKSGPLADIWRTKQLQYTWLRSLMGEYADFWKLTGDALDYALAATGMGGNPALRRKLMNLYRDLDAYPDAVDTLRALRKAGFKTAILSNGSPGMLRAAAASAGLNRLLDHVLSVHGLRIFKPDPRVYGLVTKAFKVKPAKVCFVSSNSWDAWAGAHFGFRSVWINRSGAPRENMPGRIAAEARALADLPRLLGI
- a CDS encoding threonine/serine dehydratase — translated: MNSSVPSELPAYDDVKDAAGRLHGVAFETPLLESPLLDDELGFRLLIKAEVLQRTGSFKFRGAYNRVSRLSADERRRGVVGFSSGNHAQGVAAAAQLVGAPAVIVMPKDAPAMKIANTRAYGAEVVLYDRLKDDREAIGEKLARERGLTLVRPFDDFYIIAGQGTGGLEIARAARARGIKLDAVLVPCGGGGLTAGLAIALAAESPGTEMWAVEPAGWDDWKRSFASGRIERAGGHGSMLCDALLSPSPGVMTFAINRRLVKGALDVDDDAVMKAMALAWRHFKLVVEPGGAVALAAAISGALPVRGKTVCVVCSGGNVEAAVFRTALERFA
- a CDS encoding polymer-forming cytoskeletal protein, whose translation is MFSKNKKPTTVAAPPPAPAPSIVSADMRVVGDISSQGEVQIDGTVEGDVRAKSVLIGESADIKGEVLADVVQIHGRVNGLIKSRSVHLARTAHVVGDILHESMSIENGAFLEGHCKCMNEPRVSASPVGEATPTPLARVTGKDASIEAKKI
- a CDS encoding alpha/beta hydrolase; its protein translation is MDQPVRRAAGEHAGTNRGRSARPRRPSSTTRDMTAPSAPPYHDRRFTSSDGLNLYFRDSGDPLSPCTPVLCLPGLSRNSRDFAALARRLSATRRVLCPDYRGRGQSDYDPDWRNYHPRTYIEDIRHLLAVAGVGRVVVVGTSMGGILAAGMAVAMPTALAGAVINDVGPEIGIRGLDRIVAYLQDAGPLADWTAAVAKLRANFPNLPAYSDGDWLKIAQSTYRESHDGLLYPDWDVRLVKPLLANGTEGYNLLALFAALRATPVLLVRGERSDVLHADAFERMGRLLPDARRLTVPGVGHAPSLSEPLAQEAIDEFLRPF